A single window of Diachasmimorpha longicaudata isolate KC_UGA_2023 chromosome 12, iyDiaLong2, whole genome shotgun sequence DNA harbors:
- the LOC135168152 gene encoding dnaJ homolog subfamily C member 7 homolog, which translates to MQEEDSSQKSKGRGIPVKACIKCGAIWKRTHYCPADDKICKTCGKIGHLTKYCLFKKTNCMIPNPATSVRRQTGEKSHHRSNPPTHNNNVNKFKENSYGEQTVQYTPKSAIKSEDQTKQSNDDIFEQNINYYSKLINLSPKDPQNYNNRSSFYMMSKQYEHAFADSSKVIELDPSSVEGYCRLLKCANILGCTMEAEIYIKKLRKFDPENEVLIIEEEKFNKLQGYNQCESLAAKNKNYKEALANVCASLAISSENLSLKIKKAEYMALLKQYNESENIVEKILEKDCNNLNAKYILGIKKYHLDIDTAAKYFEELLKLDLDHCKIRDFYEKARRISEKKTRGNDAFLNKNFEAAHNYYSSALEIDPDHVNMKIKLYFNMGQASWNMKKYRQAIAEYEHVIRNDANNHYALKQRGKCYMLINKHKEAIADFTYVLTLNPMDSDCRQLINDATEQVVSFLGKDPYEILGVRKDSSLQEIKDVYDHKELLHYLNRVVHTTEAEKTKHENNFKEVTFAYEKLLEMVENKANFNVEDTSIKPYNLFGD; encoded by the exons ATGCAAGAAGAGGATTCTTCTCAGAAATCCAAGGGGCGAGGAATACCTGTTAAAGCCTGCATAAAATGTGGCGCTATTTGGAAACGAACGCATTACTGCCCAGCGGACGACAAGATATGCAAAACGTGCGGAAaaattggtcatttgacgAAATATTGTCTCTTCAAAAAGACGAACTGCATGATACCGAACCCTGCAACATCGGTGAGACGTCAAACAGGTGAAAAATCACATCACCGATCAAATCCACCCACACATAATAACAATgttaataaattcaaagagAACTCTTATGGGGAACAGACAGTCCAATATACGCCGAAGAGCGCAATAAAGTCTGAAGATCAAACTAAACAATCGAATGACGACATATTTGAGCAGAATATAAACTACTATtccaaattgataaatttatccCCAAAGGATCCACAGAACTACAACAATCGATCGAGCTTCTATATGATGTCGAAGCAATACGAACACGCCTTTGCCGATTCTTCGAAAGTAATCGAGTTAGATCCCTCATCTGTTGAAGGCTACTGCCGTCTATTAAAGTGCGCAAATATCCTAGGGTGCACAATGGAAGCAGAGATATACATTAAGAAATTACGTAAATTCGATCCCGAGAACGAAGTATTAATCAtcgaagaagaaaaattcaacaaactgCAAGGGTACAATCAGTGTGAGAGTTTAGCGGCGAAGAATAAGAACTATAAAGAGGCTCTGGCGAATGTGTGTGCGAGCTTGGCTATCAGTTCCGAGAATTTAtcgctgaaaataaaaaaggcTGAGTATATGGCACTATTGAAACAATACAATGAAAGTGAAAACATTGTGGAGAAGATTTTGGAGAAAGACTGCAATAATTTGAACGCTAAGTATATCTTGGGGATCAAGAAGTACCATTTGGATATCGATACTGCTGCGAAATATTTTGAGGAACTCCTGAAACTCGATCTTGATCATTGCAAAATTCGTGATTTTTATGAG AAAGCACGGAGAATATCGGAGAAGAAAACGCGTGGAAACGACgcatttttgaataaaaacttTGAAGCAGCCCACAATTACTATTCATCAGCTTTGGAAATCGATCCTGACCACGTGAAcatgaaaatcaaattataCTTCAACATGGGTCAAGCATCTTGGAACATGAAGAAATATAGACAAGCAATCGCAGAGTACGAACACGTCATACGCAATGATGCTAATAATCATTATGCTCTGAAACAACGCGGCAAATGTTACATGCTGATTAACAAACATAAGGAAGCTATTGCTGACTTTACCTACGTTCTAACGTTAAACCCCATGGATTCCGACTGCAGACAATTGATCAATGACGCTACCGAACAAGTTGTATCTTTCTTAGGGAAAGATCCTTACGAAATCCTGGGCGTGAGGAAAGATTCATCGCTCCAAGAAATCAAAGACGTTTATGACCACAAAGAACTTCTACATTATCTCAATCGCGTAGTGCATACTACTGAAGCGGAAAAAACTAAACatgaaaacaatttcaaaGAAGTAACATTCGCATATGAGAAGCTATTGGAAATGGTTGAAAATAAAGCCAACTTTAATGTTGAGGATACATCTATTAAACCCTATAATCTCTTCGGTGATTGA